In Gymnogyps californianus isolate 813 chromosome 1, ASM1813914v2, whole genome shotgun sequence, the following are encoded in one genomic region:
- the SMAD9 gene encoding mothers against decapentaplegic homolog 9 isoform X1, producing MHSSTPISSLFSFTSPAVKRLLGWKQGDEEEKWAEKAVDSLVKKLKKKKGAMEELERALSCPGQPSKCVTIPRSLDGRLQVSHRKGLPHVIYCRVWRWPDLQSHHELKPLECCEFPFGSKQKEVCINPYHYRRVETPVLPPVLVPRHSEFNPHLSLLAKFRNTSLHSEPLMPHNATYPDSFQHPPCTPFPSSPSHMFSQSPNSISYPNSPGSSSGPGSPYQLTVETPPPPYHVREPPGTHNGRSMDAIAESQLVLSLPNGGKSADGEAENFRPVCYEEPQHWCSVAYYELNNRVGETFQASSRSILIDGFTDPSNNKNRFCLGLLSNVNRNSTIENTRRHIGKGVHLYYVGGEVYAECVSDSSIFVQSRNCNYQHGFHPATVCKIPSGCSLKIFNNQLFAQLLAQSVNHGFEVVYELTKMCTIRMSFVKGWGAEYHRQDVTSTPCWIEIHLHGPLQWLDKVLTQMGSPHNPISSVS from the exons ATGCACTCCAGCACCCCTATCAGTTCCTTGTTCTCCTTCACCAGCCCTGCAGTGAAAAGGCTGCTGGGCTGGAAACAAGGAGATGAAGAGGAAAAGTGGGCAGAAAAAGCTGTTGATTCCTTGGTGAAGaagttaaagaagaaaaaaggtgccATGGAAGAACTGGAAAGGGCTCTGAGCTGCCCAGGTCAGCCCAGTAAATGCGTCACGATCCCACGTTCCTTGGATGGGCGGCTGCAGGTGTCTCACCGCAAGGGGCTTCCCCACGTCATATACTGCAGAGTGTGGCGCTGGCCTGATTTACAATCTCACCATGAGTTGAAACCACTGGAATGTTGTGAGTTCCCATTTGgctcaaaacagaaagaagtgtGCATTAACCCCTACCATTACCGGCGGGTGGAAACCCCAG tcctaCCTCCTGTACTCGTTCCAAGACACAGCGAGTTTAACCCTCACCTCAGCCTCCTCGCCAAGTTTCGAAACACTTCTCTGCACAGCGAGCCGCTAATGCCGCACAATGCCACCTATCCTGATTCTTTCCAGCATCCTCCATGCACCCCTTTTCCATCATCACCCAGCCACATGTTCTCCCAGTCGCCTAACAGCATCAGCTACCCCAACTCACCAGGAAGCTCTTCTGGACCAGGAAGTCCCTATCAGCTCACGG TGGAAACTCCACCCCCGCCTTACCATGTAAGAGAACCTCCAGGAACCCACAATGGGCGGTCAATGGATGCAATAGCTGAAAGTCAACTAGTGCTGTCTTTGCCCAATGGAGGTAAATCTGCCGATGGAGAAGCTGAAA ACTTTCGGCCTGTTTGCTATGAGGAACCCCAACATTGGTGCTCAGTTGCCTACTATGAACTCAACAACCGGGTAGGGGAGACTTTCCAGGCTTCCTCTCGAAGTATCCTTATAGATGGATTTACAGATCCCTCAAATAACAAAAACAGGTTCTGCCTGGGACTGCTCTCCAATGTAAACCGCAACTCAACTATAGAAAACACCAGGAGACACATAGGAAAAG gtgTTCATCTTTACTATGTCGGTGGGGAAGTTTATGCTGAATGTGTCAGTGACAGCAGTATTTTTGTGCAAAGCCGCAACTGTAACTACCAGCATGGTTTCCACCCAGCCACTGTCTGCAAGATCCCCAGTGGCTGCAGCCTCAAGATCTTCAACAACCAACTTTTTGCCCAGCTGCTTGCCCAGTCAGTCAATCATGGTTTTGAAGTGGTGTATGAGCTGACCAAGATGTGTACTATTCGAATGAGCTTTGTTAAA ggctggggagcagagtATCATCGCCAAGATGTTACAAGCACGCCCTGCTGGATTGAGATCCACCTGCACGGACCATTGCAATGGCTGGATAAGGTGCTGACACAGATGGGCTCACCTCATAACCCCATCTCCTCAGTCTCTTAA
- the SMAD9 gene encoding mothers against decapentaplegic homolog 9 isoform X3, giving the protein MHSSTPISSLFSFTSPAVKRLLGWKQGDEEEKWAEKAVDSLVKKLKKKKGAMEELERALSCPGQPSKCVTIPRSLDGRLQVSHRKGLPHVIYCRVWRWPDLQSHHELKPLECCEFPFGSKQKEVCINPYHYRRVETPVLPPVLVPRHSEFNPHLSLLAKFRNTSLHSEPLMPHNATYPDSFQHPPCTPFPSSPSHMFSQSPNSISYPNSPGSSSGPGSPYQLTDFRPVCYEEPQHWCSVAYYELNNRVGETFQASSRSILIDGFTDPSNNKNRFCLGLLSNVNRNSTIENTRRHIGKGVHLYYVGGEVYAECVSDSSIFVQSRNCNYQHGFHPATVCKIPSGCSLKIFNNQLFAQLLAQSVNHGFEVVYELTKMCTIRMSFVKGWGAEYHRQDVTSTPCWIEIHLHGPLQWLDKVLTQMGSPHNPISSVS; this is encoded by the exons ATGCACTCCAGCACCCCTATCAGTTCCTTGTTCTCCTTCACCAGCCCTGCAGTGAAAAGGCTGCTGGGCTGGAAACAAGGAGATGAAGAGGAAAAGTGGGCAGAAAAAGCTGTTGATTCCTTGGTGAAGaagttaaagaagaaaaaaggtgccATGGAAGAACTGGAAAGGGCTCTGAGCTGCCCAGGTCAGCCCAGTAAATGCGTCACGATCCCACGTTCCTTGGATGGGCGGCTGCAGGTGTCTCACCGCAAGGGGCTTCCCCACGTCATATACTGCAGAGTGTGGCGCTGGCCTGATTTACAATCTCACCATGAGTTGAAACCACTGGAATGTTGTGAGTTCCCATTTGgctcaaaacagaaagaagtgtGCATTAACCCCTACCATTACCGGCGGGTGGAAACCCCAG tcctaCCTCCTGTACTCGTTCCAAGACACAGCGAGTTTAACCCTCACCTCAGCCTCCTCGCCAAGTTTCGAAACACTTCTCTGCACAGCGAGCCGCTAATGCCGCACAATGCCACCTATCCTGATTCTTTCCAGCATCCTCCATGCACCCCTTTTCCATCATCACCCAGCCACATGTTCTCCCAGTCGCCTAACAGCATCAGCTACCCCAACTCACCAGGAAGCTCTTCTGGACCAGGAAGTCCCTATCAGCTCACGG ACTTTCGGCCTGTTTGCTATGAGGAACCCCAACATTGGTGCTCAGTTGCCTACTATGAACTCAACAACCGGGTAGGGGAGACTTTCCAGGCTTCCTCTCGAAGTATCCTTATAGATGGATTTACAGATCCCTCAAATAACAAAAACAGGTTCTGCCTGGGACTGCTCTCCAATGTAAACCGCAACTCAACTATAGAAAACACCAGGAGACACATAGGAAAAG gtgTTCATCTTTACTATGTCGGTGGGGAAGTTTATGCTGAATGTGTCAGTGACAGCAGTATTTTTGTGCAAAGCCGCAACTGTAACTACCAGCATGGTTTCCACCCAGCCACTGTCTGCAAGATCCCCAGTGGCTGCAGCCTCAAGATCTTCAACAACCAACTTTTTGCCCAGCTGCTTGCCCAGTCAGTCAATCATGGTTTTGAAGTGGTGTATGAGCTGACCAAGATGTGTACTATTCGAATGAGCTTTGTTAAA ggctggggagcagagtATCATCGCCAAGATGTTACAAGCACGCCCTGCTGGATTGAGATCCACCTGCACGGACCATTGCAATGGCTGGATAAGGTGCTGACACAGATGGGCTCACCTCATAACCCCATCTCCTCAGTCTCTTAA
- the SMAD9 gene encoding mothers against decapentaplegic homolog 9 isoform X2 — protein sequence MHSSTPISSLFSFTSPAVKRLLGWKQGDEEEKWAEKAVDSLVKKLKKKKGAMEELERALSCPGQPSKCVTIPRSLDGRLQVSHRKGLPHVIYCRVWRWPDLQSHHELKPLECCEFPFGSKQKEVCINPYHYRRVETPVLPPVLVPRHSEFNPHLSLLAKFRNTSLHSEPLMPHNATYPDSFQHPPCTPFPSSPSHMFSQSPNSISYPNSPGSSSGPGSPYQLTVETPPPPYHVREPPGTHNGRSMDAIAESQLVLSLPNGDFRPVCYEEPQHWCSVAYYELNNRVGETFQASSRSILIDGFTDPSNNKNRFCLGLLSNVNRNSTIENTRRHIGKGVHLYYVGGEVYAECVSDSSIFVQSRNCNYQHGFHPATVCKIPSGCSLKIFNNQLFAQLLAQSVNHGFEVVYELTKMCTIRMSFVKGWGAEYHRQDVTSTPCWIEIHLHGPLQWLDKVLTQMGSPHNPISSVS from the exons ATGCACTCCAGCACCCCTATCAGTTCCTTGTTCTCCTTCACCAGCCCTGCAGTGAAAAGGCTGCTGGGCTGGAAACAAGGAGATGAAGAGGAAAAGTGGGCAGAAAAAGCTGTTGATTCCTTGGTGAAGaagttaaagaagaaaaaaggtgccATGGAAGAACTGGAAAGGGCTCTGAGCTGCCCAGGTCAGCCCAGTAAATGCGTCACGATCCCACGTTCCTTGGATGGGCGGCTGCAGGTGTCTCACCGCAAGGGGCTTCCCCACGTCATATACTGCAGAGTGTGGCGCTGGCCTGATTTACAATCTCACCATGAGTTGAAACCACTGGAATGTTGTGAGTTCCCATTTGgctcaaaacagaaagaagtgtGCATTAACCCCTACCATTACCGGCGGGTGGAAACCCCAG tcctaCCTCCTGTACTCGTTCCAAGACACAGCGAGTTTAACCCTCACCTCAGCCTCCTCGCCAAGTTTCGAAACACTTCTCTGCACAGCGAGCCGCTAATGCCGCACAATGCCACCTATCCTGATTCTTTCCAGCATCCTCCATGCACCCCTTTTCCATCATCACCCAGCCACATGTTCTCCCAGTCGCCTAACAGCATCAGCTACCCCAACTCACCAGGAAGCTCTTCTGGACCAGGAAGTCCCTATCAGCTCACGG TGGAAACTCCACCCCCGCCTTACCATGTAAGAGAACCTCCAGGAACCCACAATGGGCGGTCAATGGATGCAATAGCTGAAAGTCAACTAGTGCTGTCTTTGCCCAATGGAG ACTTTCGGCCTGTTTGCTATGAGGAACCCCAACATTGGTGCTCAGTTGCCTACTATGAACTCAACAACCGGGTAGGGGAGACTTTCCAGGCTTCCTCTCGAAGTATCCTTATAGATGGATTTACAGATCCCTCAAATAACAAAAACAGGTTCTGCCTGGGACTGCTCTCCAATGTAAACCGCAACTCAACTATAGAAAACACCAGGAGACACATAGGAAAAG gtgTTCATCTTTACTATGTCGGTGGGGAAGTTTATGCTGAATGTGTCAGTGACAGCAGTATTTTTGTGCAAAGCCGCAACTGTAACTACCAGCATGGTTTCCACCCAGCCACTGTCTGCAAGATCCCCAGTGGCTGCAGCCTCAAGATCTTCAACAACCAACTTTTTGCCCAGCTGCTTGCCCAGTCAGTCAATCATGGTTTTGAAGTGGTGTATGAGCTGACCAAGATGTGTACTATTCGAATGAGCTTTGTTAAA ggctggggagcagagtATCATCGCCAAGATGTTACAAGCACGCCCTGCTGGATTGAGATCCACCTGCACGGACCATTGCAATGGCTGGATAAGGTGCTGACACAGATGGGCTCACCTCATAACCCCATCTCCTCAGTCTCTTAA